A region from the Bradyrhizobium erythrophlei genome encodes:
- a CDS encoding CaiB/BaiF CoA transferase family protein, whose protein sequence is MSFTPASQALARFKVLDLTRVRAGPTAARQLADWGADVIKIELPKGLDESDMGGPRHGPDFQNLHRNKRSLTLNLKEPDGVAIFKKMVESADVVIENYRPDVKFRLGIDYETIRAINRRIVYGSISGFGEDGPYRERPGFDQIAQGMGGLMSITGLPGQGPVRVGIPVADLGAGIFCAMGILVALLEREVSGEGQWVQSSLLGAQISLLDFQAARWLIARDVPGQAGNDHPTSIPTGVFPTRDGHINIAAAGKHIFTRFCQTLGLSRLLEDPRFAEDSARSRNRAAINQIISEVTKQQSSSELIAKLNKAGVPCGPINRMDQVFADPQVRHLGMAAPVHHGALGDIAVVNQAVKLSRTPSHIAHPTPDKGEHTDEILRAYGYDDKSIAEFRTRKIV, encoded by the coding sequence ATGTCCTTCACTCCCGCCTCGCAGGCGCTCGCCCGTTTCAAGGTGCTCGATCTGACGCGCGTGCGCGCGGGTCCGACCGCCGCGCGGCAATTGGCCGACTGGGGCGCCGATGTCATCAAGATCGAGCTTCCGAAGGGGCTGGACGAGAGCGACATGGGCGGGCCCCGGCACGGACCCGATTTCCAGAACCTGCATCGCAACAAGCGCAGCCTCACGCTCAACCTGAAGGAACCCGATGGCGTCGCCATCTTCAAAAAGATGGTAGAGAGCGCCGATGTCGTGATCGAGAACTACCGGCCGGACGTGAAATTCCGTCTCGGAATCGATTACGAGACGATTCGCGCGATCAACAGGCGCATCGTCTACGGCTCGATTTCCGGCTTCGGCGAGGACGGTCCCTACCGCGAACGGCCCGGCTTCGACCAGATCGCGCAAGGCATGGGCGGACTGATGTCGATCACGGGTCTTCCCGGCCAGGGCCCGGTGCGTGTCGGAATTCCCGTCGCCGATCTTGGCGCCGGCATTTTCTGTGCGATGGGAATCCTGGTCGCGCTGCTGGAACGCGAGGTTTCCGGCGAGGGTCAATGGGTGCAGTCGTCGCTGCTCGGCGCGCAGATCTCGCTCCTGGATTTCCAGGCGGCGCGCTGGCTGATCGCCAGGGACGTACCGGGCCAGGCCGGCAACGACCACCCGACCAGTATTCCGACCGGCGTGTTTCCCACCCGCGACGGCCATATCAACATCGCTGCCGCCGGCAAGCATATCTTCACGCGCTTCTGCCAGACGCTCGGGCTTTCGCGTCTGCTCGAAGACCCCCGCTTTGCCGAGGATTCGGCGCGTTCCAGGAACCGGGCCGCGATCAACCAGATTATCTCCGAAGTGACAAAGCAGCAGTCGAGCAGCGAGCTGATCGCGAAGCTGAACAAGGCCGGCGTGCCCTGCGGCCCGATCAATCGCATGGACCAGGTTTTTGCCGACCCGCAAGTCCGGCATCTCGGCATGGCCGCGCCGGTGCACCACGGTGCGCTCGGCGACATCGCGGTCGTCAACCAGGCCGTCAAGCTGAGCCGGACGCCGAGCCACATCGCCCATCCGACGCCCGACAAGGGCGAGCACACCGATGAAATTCTGAGGGCGTATGGCTACGACGACAAGTCGATCGCCGAATTCCGAACCCGAAAGATAGTTTGA
- a CDS encoding enoyl-CoA hydratase, which yields MKTSTERMIARKDGPIGWMQFNNPARHNAVSMEMWKAVPEIMAEFEKDDQIRVVVLSGAGGKAFISGADISEYGEKRSSPETVLEYNRIAGLANAAIIGFPKPTIAMIQGYCIGGGLGVALCCDLRLAAQNSRFAVPAAKLGLGYAYEGIKRLVDVVGPSFAKEIFYTARQFDSTEALQMGLVNRVVPAAGIETYVRDYAGTIGGNAPLTINSVKLSVNEATKDPEKRNLAAAQAAVDACFASADYIEGRTAFMEKRKPAFRAR from the coding sequence ATGAAGACGAGCACGGAACGAATGATTGCAAGGAAAGACGGCCCGATCGGCTGGATGCAATTCAACAACCCCGCGCGCCACAATGCCGTATCGATGGAGATGTGGAAGGCGGTCCCGGAAATCATGGCCGAATTCGAAAAGGACGATCAGATCAGGGTGGTGGTTCTGAGCGGCGCCGGCGGCAAGGCGTTCATATCGGGCGCGGATATTTCCGAGTACGGGGAAAAGCGTTCATCGCCCGAAACCGTGCTGGAATACAACCGCATTGCGGGTCTGGCCAATGCCGCCATCATCGGGTTTCCCAAGCCGACGATTGCGATGATCCAGGGCTATTGTATCGGCGGCGGCCTCGGCGTGGCGCTGTGTTGCGATCTTCGGCTGGCCGCGCAGAATTCCCGCTTCGCGGTCCCCGCCGCCAAGCTCGGTCTCGGCTACGCCTATGAGGGCATCAAGCGTCTCGTCGACGTCGTCGGCCCTTCCTTTGCCAAGGAGATCTTTTATACTGCGCGACAATTCGACTCGACGGAAGCCCTGCAAATGGGGCTGGTTAATCGCGTGGTCCCGGCCGCCGGCATCGAGACCTATGTGCGCGACTATGCCGGCACGATCGGGGGCAACGCGCCGCTGACCATCAATTCGGTCAAGCTCAGCGTGAATGAAGCGACCAAGGATCCCGAGAAACGAAACCTTGCCGCGGCGCAAGCGGCCGTCGATGCCTGCTTTGCGTCCGCCGACTATATCGAGGGCCGCACCGCGTTTATGGAGAAACGCAAGCCGGCATTTCGGGCGCGTTGA